TTATCCGCCGTATCACTTCACTTATTTGTTCTCTTATCTCTCTTACAAAAAGGCTTAAATCATCTATGGTCTTTAATGCATCATCAAACACATGCTTTTCTATCTGCTGCTTTAGGTAAAGCTGCTTTATAGTTATTCGCAGCTCTTTATATACCTCTTTTGTCATAAATAAAAGTTCAAGGCCTTGCGATGTAAGCTTATATCTCATCTTATCTCCAAACTTTATATAGTCTTGGTCGATAAGTTTAACCATGATTTTCTTTTCCTTTTTATCATCTGGGTTTAAATATTTGAATTCGTAGTTAAAACCGCCATTTTGAAGAAGTTCAAACATAATATAATAGGCCATTTCCTTTGATTCATCTGTTGTAAGCTTTTCTTTGTAATTTTCAAAAACAATATCTTGTAAAAAGCCTGATATACTGTCAATATCTGTAGGTTTATTTAAAAGCATCCCATTGAGAATAAATAGCATCGTTGAAAAAGTTAGCAAAAATGTATCGTATTTATCATACTTCTTTGAATTGTAAATCTTCTCAAATAGGAAAACAATTGGTGAAATATTCTCCATCCTTACATCATAATCTTCCAAAAAGCTAAACATATCTTCCTCCGTTATATGGTACTTTCCTTCTTTGTGTTGTTATGAAAAAACATATATGAAAGAACCTCTTGTGGTACATACCTGCCGCTTTCTAAAATTGAAACTATTTTTTCCCTAGTTGCATCATCGAAAAACTTTATGAAATTTCCAATATCTATTTTTACCTGATGTGTCTTTAATGCCGGTGCTACATCACATTCATCAATCATGCACTTATAAAGATATGTATCCGGTTTTATGTTAAGATCCTTATGCGATTTATTCAGTTCAATAAAAATGCCAAGTCCTACATAATCCATATCTCCAAAATAGTATATATTATTTCTTTTATTTTTACAAGTTTCTATTTCCATAAGGTAATTGATGCTGCTCAGTATTTTCTTCCCTTCACCATATATAAGCATATTATATATGTTATTGCCAATTTTACACCTTTCACCATTGAAAATCTGCTTTAATGTATAGAAAGTATCCTTGTTTTCCACAATAAGTATATTGTTAACATCATCTGTTGGAATATAATAATAGAAGAAAGGCTCAGGAGTATTGTAGTAATTTAACTTATTGCTGTCCAATCCAAGCCGTTTGAGTATTTTTTCACCTTTATTAGAAATAAATTTTTCATCGTGGAATATTTGAAATGACCTTTCATTCATAGAATAAGGAAATTTTAGAGTAGCCACTTTATCTGGATTTAGGAAAAAATCTCTCAACATGTTAACAGCTTTAATATCTTTCTTAAATTGTTCAAGATTTTTTAAATAGTATGTGTTATCAAGTACAGGTGGCAATGTCAAGAGGATTTTTTTCAGTTCTTCTTCATCCTCGATTCCACCTTTTACTATCCAGTATGTATTATATAATGGTGGGACTCTGCCATTTAACCCTGACGCCTTAACTGGCTTCAAGATTCCGCTTTTTACTGAACTTTCCATCAATTTCACAAAATATATATAATCATCAAAATACTTTTGAATATATTTTAACTGTATTTTTTTATTGTCGTAGTTCTTTAATATATCTTCGATTTTCAAGAAAAACCAACCCCATTTTACATTTCCTTATTTTATTTTACACTTTCTATTATAAATATACAATACAGCTTTTACCTTCAATAGCTTTTGAATACAAAAAAGGGGCTGTTGCACAACTGACTGAATAGGTCATAGTGCATCAGTCTCTTTTTATACACAAAAAAGAAATTACAGGTTCCAAAGAACCTGCAATTACTGTATAATTAAGTTATGCAAAAAAGTAAATTATACAATAAGAATTATACACAATTTAATGGATGTTATCAATTAGTTCTTCCATTAAATTGTGAAATGTTAATACCAGAGGATGATTCGGTTCGCCTGCTTAGCCAAATATTGGAGGGATTGAATTACGAAAAGTTGTACAAGGCATATTCTTTCACTGGAAGAAAACCTGCAGTAGAGCCAAAAATCCTGTTTAAGGTATTAACTTATGCTTACATGAATAACATTTATTCCAGCAGAAAGATAGAAAGTGCATGCAAAAGGGATATTAATTTTATGTGGTTGCTTGAAGGAAGCAAAGCACCTGACCACTCTACTATTGCCAGATTCCGCAAGGAATATCTCGCCGATGCAATGGAAGATTTGTTTTATCAGTTGGTACAGCATCTCCATGAAATAGGTGAAGTAAAGTTTGAGCATCTCTTCGTAGACGGTACAAAGATTGAAGCCAATGCTAACCGCTATACATTTGTATGGAAAAAGGCTATTAATAAAAATCAAGCAAAGATGTTTACAAAAATACAATCTTGCATAGAATCAATTAATCTTACGTATATGACTAATTTTACTGTTACTAAAGAAACTTTATTGGATGACATAGAAAAGATAATTGACTATCTTAAAAAGAAAAAAGAAGAAGAGCAGATAGAATTTGTTCATGGTATAGGGAAACGCAAGTCAAAACTCCAAAAATTTAATGAAGAGCTAGAGAAGTTTTACGAACGTCAAAAGAACTATGATACACACAATCAATTATTGGATGGAAGGAATAGTTATTCTAAAACTGATCCAGATGCAACATTTATGCATATGAAAGATGACCACATGAACAACTCTCAATTAAAGCCAGGATACAATGTGCAGATTGGGGTTGAAAGTGAGTATGTCACTGGTGTTGGTATATTTCAGGACAGGTCTGACAACACTACCCTTATTCCATTTCTAAATGATATGGAATCAAATTTAGGAAACAAATATCAAAATATCATAGCGGACTCTGGATATGAGAGTGAAGAAAACTATCTGTATTTGGAAGAAAAAAATCAAAAATACTACATAAAGCCGCAGACATATGAAAAGTGGAAGAAAAAAAGTTTTAAAAATGATATTAGTAAGCGTGAAAACATGGTTTATGATAAAGATAAAGATGAATATACCTGCCACAATAGAAAACAACTTAGACCAATTGGAATCATTTATAGGACTTCAGCAAGTGGCTACCGTTCAGAAATTACTGTATACGAATGTGAAGACTGCAACAATTGTCCATATAAATCAAAATGTACAAAAGCACGAGGCAACCGAAAGATGCAAGTATCAAAAACATTTGTAGAGAAGCGACAAATATCTTATGAGAATATCACATCTGAGGAGGGAATTCTCCTGAGAGTTAATCGTTCAATACAGGTAGAAGGTGCTTTTGGAGTTCTAAAAAATGATTACCAATTTAATAGATTTTTAACACGTGGGAAAAACAGTGTAAAAACGGAGTTTATGCTGTTATGTTTTTCCTACGATGTAAACAAACTGCATGCAAAAATACAGAATGAGAGATGTGAAAAGCACCTTCATGGAATAAAAATAGCCTGAGATTTGAAGAAAAAAATTACAGAAAGCCCAAGGCTTATTTAAGTGCGCCTAAAACTCAACAATCATAGAAAATCAGATGAATTACATATATTTTCATGATTGTTTTTTCATTTTTATACAGCCTTTTTACATTAAAAAGGGGTATTGCAAACTACTTTAAAGTAGTTTTGCAACAGCCCCTTTTCCATCAGTGGATTATCTTCTGAAACCTCTGTTGTTGTTATACTGCTGTTTTCTTGCTTTCCTGCATTCAGGACATCTCTGTGGCTCATTTTGGAAGCCTTTTTCTTTGTAGAAAGCCTGCTCGCCTTCTGTAAAGACAAATTCCTTGCTGCAGTCTTTGCATACTAATGTCTTATCAGCCATCACAACTTTCCTCCTTTTTAAGATTATTAGATTTAAAACAGTTCCACATTTCATCCTAAAAAGGGGAAATGTTGTACATTATTAAATCATTTTCCAATAAGTATAAACTGTTTCTTTATATAGTATATCACGTTTGCAAATTTTATGCAATATTTTTATTTCATTTTCATATCAGTTATTGCTGTAAATTCCCTAGTTTTGCAGCAAATTCTTATATAACGTAACCCGAAACCATTAATTTTACTAATGATTTCGGGTAAATTTATTTTAAAATTTTGTCATTTTTATATGGATTTTTCTGGATTATTGTGTTATAATTAGTATTAAAGGGGGAGCGATGCTACTATGTATCTTAGAAAAGCTACAAATAAAAAAACTGGCCGTACATACTTATCTATTGTTCATAATTATTGGGATAAAAATACCAAAACCACAAGATCTGTAACCATTGAATCTCTTGGTTACCTTGATGAATTGGAAAAAAAGTATGAGAATCCTATTGAATTTTTTACTCACGAAGCGAAAAAGTTAGAGGAACAAAGATTATCTGAAAATGCTCATCTTACGTTTACTATTGCTAAAAATGAGTTGATACCTTCTAACTCTGTTAATCGTAAAAACTTTGGCTATGCAGCTTTTAGTAAAATTTATCATGAGCTTGAAATAGATAAATTTCTAAAAAACAGACAACGTCACTCAAAAGAAGAATATGATGCTAATGCTATCATGAAACTTCTTGTATTCTCACGCTTATTGTATCCTGCTTCAAAGAAAAAGACTTATGAGAATAAAGATATATTCTTTGAGAAATTTGATTTTTCTTTGGATGATGTTTATAGATGTCTTACTTTTTTCAACAAGCATAGTGAAGCTTTACAACTTTGGATTCATGAGCACATTAAATCTTTGTATGATCGTAATACAGATTTGGTTTACTATGATGTTACTAACTATTATTTTGAAATTGATGAGCAGGATGAATTGCGTAAAAAAGGAGTTTCTAAAGAACACAGACCGGATCCGATTGTACAGATGGGATTATTTATGGATACCAATGGTATCCCCATTACATATAAGCTTTTTCCTGGTAATGTGCCTGATAAAACTACTTTGATTCCAGCTTTAAGCAGGATCCAACGAGAATATTCTTTAGGTAGAATAATTATTGTAGCAGATAGAGGATTAACTACTGGTGATAATATCTGGTATATTCTATCAGCTAAGAACGGCTATGTATTAAGTTATTCTATTCGTAGTGCAGACAAAGATTTTCAGGATTATGTTCTTGATGAAAGCGGATATATTAATAAGGGTAATGGCTTTAAAATCAAATCAAGACTTTACCCTAGGGAAATTCAAGTAACTGCAACGAATGGCAAAAAAATAAAAAAGGTAGTAGATGAGAAACAAGTTATTTTCTATAGTCCTGAATATGCAGCTAAAGCCAAGATAGATCATGCAGCTTCAATAGCTAAAGCAATGGATATGATTAAAAATCCTGGGAAGTACAATAAATCTATATCATATGGTGCAGCTAAATATGTAAAGAATCTTGTTTTTGATGCTGATACAGGGGAAATATCCGAGAGTGTGCGTCAGCATTTGGCTTTTGACGAAGAAAAATTACGTGAAGAAGAAAAATTTGATGGCTATTATGCTATAGTGACCAGTGAATACAAAGAGACGCCTGAAAAAATAATTGACATGTATCGTGGGCTTTGGAAGATAGAAGAATCCTTCAAAGTAACGAAAAGTGATTTTGAAAGTAGACCTGTCTATTTGTCGCTAAAAGAGCATATTGATGCTCACTTTTTGATATGCTTTATAGCACTTGTAATTGTAAGGATATTAGAATATAGATTGAAAGGCAAATATTCGGTAACAGAAATACTTGAAAGTCTTGGTAAGGCATGCTGCAGTCATATCAAAGAGAATTATTATTTATTTGATTTTTGTAATAATGCTCTTGAAGATATTGGAAAAGAGTTAAACATTGATTTTAGAAAAAAAATTATGAGTCTTGGGGAAATAAAAAAATCTTTAGCACAGACAAAAAAGTTCTGATCTCACCATGAATCTTTGACAAAAGCAAAAAGCCCAAAACCCTTTATTTTAAAGAGGTTATGGGCATTTTTTGTCCTTTTTTACTGCAAAAGTCAGGGTATATCACGTTTGCAAATTTTATGCAATATTTTTATTTCATTTTCATATCAGTTATTGCTGTAAATTGAACCAATCTTATCAAGTGGCCATATCCTATATAATACTTTCCCTTCTATTTGCTTATAATCGATAAATCCTATTATCCTGCTATCTAAGCTAACTTCACGGTTATCTCCCATTACAAAAACTTTGCCCTTTGGCACCACCAATGGAAATGTTAAATCATTTGGATATGTCCTTCCTTTTACATAGTGCTCGTTTTGCTTCACGCCATTTACATATACATATCCATCCTTTATATCGATTTTATCACCTTGAACCCCTATCACGCGCTTTATTAAAATATTATCATCCTGAAACCCGATAATATTGTTATATGTTTCTTTTAATTCTAAAATTATATTTGATACAATTCCATTACTTTTTTCTTTCTTATTAAAAATAATAATATCTCCTCTTTTTGGTTCTGTGAAGTTATATATTAATCTTATCTCAAATAGCTTTTGTCCATTTAATAAAGTATTTTCCATGGAACTTCCCTTTACCTGAACCATAGCAAAAGCGGTACTTTTAAGTAATATTGATACAGCTAATGCAATAAATAATGTCAAAATCCATTCAAAAGTCTCTCTCTTAAAGGATTTCTTCTCTTCACTTTTTGTAAATTTAAGTTTTCCCATATTTTAAATCCTCCTAACTCCTAATTCAATTTTACATCCTTTCCAGTCTTTTATAATAATTTTTCCTTTATTTATTAATGTTTATATTAAGCGTGCTCCAATTGTAGGTTATAAAATCCAATACTTTTTTTAATAATTATCGATCTGAATAATGTCAAACATAACATACCGCCTCAAATAATTATTTGAATGTTATCCCATCCATATGCTATTTCTTTTAAGTCACGTCCACCTATATTTACGACTCTTTGTTTTACCTTTTTTCCCCCCATAGTTTCATAAAATTGACATGCCGGATTCTTTTCAAGTACCCATAAAAGTATTGTTGAATAGCCTAATTCATTAATTTTATTTAAAATGGTCTTAAAAAGCTTGGTTCCATAACCATTTCTTTGATACTCTTTTAAAAGGTAAATTGCATACAATTCCCCTTTATATAACTCGTCGCCTGACCTTTCTGCACCACATGAAGCAAATCCGATAATTTCATTTTCATCTTCAAGAACATATACATATTCTTTGTTCCCGCTTTCGCCTAATATTTTCTGCCATAACACTTTCCGTTTTTCATAGCTCATTTTCTCCAAGAATTCATCTGGTATAATTCCTTTATATGTTGTGTTCCAAGAACCAACATGAACCTTAGCTACTCCAGACACATCATCTATTTTAGCTTCTCTTATTCTCATAACTTCATCCCCTTGTTAAATTGCCTTTGCCAAATTCCTTATGCAATAATGCAGCAAATGTATTTAGATGGACCCTTCTCTGCATGGCCATCCTTTTCTCTTCTATTAATTAAGATTTCTATCATAATAAATCTTAATATTATTTTATACTTATTTCAATAAGGAATTTAAAATCTGCGCTATTACATTAACATTTTAACTTCAATTTTATATTTTTTTATATCTTATATAAAGTAATTTATAAATGGGTGCATTTGTCAAGTGAAAGATGCGCCAAATTTCAATCGAATTTTCCTCCACTTAGTGTGTAAAAAATTAAGCAATATTCTGACTCTTTATCCATTCCTCCGTTTCTTTAAGTCTATATGAATTTCCATTCATATTTACTAAATAGGCTTTATGTGTTAGTCTATCTACCATCGCTGCTGTCATCACTGGATCTTGAAATATTTCAGCCCACCTTTCAAATGATAAGTTTGTTGTTATTATCGTTGATTTTCTTCCTGCTCTTAATGATAAGTTTGTAAATAAAAGCTCAGATCCCTCTTTGTCAAAAGAGATATAGCCAAGTTCGTCTGCTATTACTAGATCGTATTTCGCAAATTTGTTTTCAAAAGTGTGTAATGTTCTTTCTGATCTACTTTCTTTTAATTGATTTATTAAAGTTGGAATTGTTGTGAATAGTACTCTATATCCTGCCAAACAAGCTTTTATGCCTAGTCCTATTGCTATATGTGTTTTGCCTGTACCTGGATTTCCTGCAAGTATTACATTTTGTCCATTCTTAATAAATTCAAGTGAACTTAATATCTTTAATTTTCTATTCGCATCATCTGGTAGATACTCTACTTTTAGGTCTTCTAGATATTTTTTGTATGGAAAATTAGCTAGTCTTATACGATTTTCTTTCGCATGTTCCTGTCTTAGATCATATTCTTTCTGGAGCAATCCGTATAAGTATTCTTCATAGCTTATATCTCTTGCTGCAGCATCTTTTGTATCTTCTCTAAAATATTTCTTTATCCCTGGTAGTTTTAAGCTTGTTGCAAATTGTTCTATTTCTTTTGATATTTCTTTTTTATTCATTTTAAATGACGGCCTCCTCTTTGAAATTTTCGGCCTCTTTAGGTATTAAATTGCCGAATTCTTTCAGCATTTCTTTTGATTTATCTTCTATTTCATTATTTGTTTTTGTCTTTTCTATATATTCATCAACCTTTCTTTCGCATATTATTTTTATTTTATCTGTTGTAATATCAATTGGATCTATTTTTCTCAATTTCTCAATAGCATCAAGTATTTTTTGCATACCTACTATACCTACATATTGCAAGAGATCTATGAATTCTTTCTCCCTGGTGGTATAATAGGTATGGTAGATATTTTGCAACCTTGGGTCTGCCTGTTTAAGCGCTGTGCTTGAAGGCAGGGCCCCAGGTTTTTTCTTTAGTGTATTCAAGTAGTGCTCTATTTTTATTGACCATTCGTTAAATCCGTATATTCGCTCATGTTCGGCAATTTTTACATTGTCATAATAGCAAAGTATTTTATGCGAATATATTTTTGTAAATATGATTTTACCGACATAAGCATCCGGTACAGAATAATGACATGAGTCTATAACTATTGTTGAATATTTATCTGCCCGCAAGTCTTCACATCTTGCTGCATCAAATGGTGGTAATTGCGGCAGCAAATACGGTCTCTCTTCTTCAAGTATCTCTGCAGGTGACTTATTGTCTTTTAAATGATTTTTTGTATTATTCAGCTTTTTACATACTTCATAAAGATAGTTATTAGCTTCTTCCAATGAGTCAAAGTAGTCTTTATTAGAAAATGCCTTTCTTCTTATAAATTCTACGCTTCTTTCAACGTGTCCTTTTTCATTGCCTCGATATGTATTGCAAAATCTAAATTTAAAGCAGTAATATATTGATAGTTTTAAAAGTCCTTTTGTTGGTTCTTTTTCACTCCTTCCTACAAATTTTTTAACCATAACTTTTGCATTGTCATATACTACAGTATGATAAACGCCTTTTATATCTTCAAAGAATGATACATGTGCTTCTTGAAAGCATGAAGTATCTTGTTTTGGAAAAAGTTTTGCAAATCTGTAATTGCCTTTGGCACTTGTAAATACCGCCATCTGAAATGTTTTTAACTCGCTTTTTATAAATAATTTGACTTCACCCCAGTCGAATTCACACACATCTCCAAGTTGATATTCCGCCTTTATATATGCTTCTTTTTGCTCATTTAATATCTTATTTATTGCTTGGCAAACGGATGTATAACCTATGTCATAGCCTTCTTCTCTTAAGGCATTATATATATCAATTTTCTTTTTTTGTTGTTTGGACTGTCCTAAATACCTTTTTTGCTCATTTTCTCTAAGATAAAATTTTATGCGATTTATCACTTCCTCAGTTAACTTTATCTTATGCCTGTTTTCAATGTTGTACTTAGGTTTTTCAACTATATCATCAATAATCTCTTGAATATCTGTATTTACATCTATTTTCCATTCATTTATCAAGTCCCTTCTCTTTTCTTCATATTTTTTAATATATTTTCTAATAACTTTTCTATCAATACCAGTTTCTCTAGATATCTGTCTTTGAGATTTACCATCTCTTATATATGATAATATTATTTCCTGTTTGTCTTTCAAAGAAATCAACTCCATCACTCCCTCATGTATTTTATTACATGAGAGAAATTTTATCTTAAAGTGGGGGATTTTTCAACTGAAATACTGGGGTACTTTTAGTGTAACATAGACAAATGGGTGAAGTATGCTAAAATACGGGATTCACGCATTTGATGGTGGTATAAGGGGAACTCTTTTCTATCTTTATAATGTCTTGATAACTTAGAATAAATTATAGTTCAAATATAGGCAAATGGAATTAAAATATATTAATATGTTTTACGGTCGGGATCTTAACCCGACCGTAAAAGCTATAATTTGTAAGAAAACTTACTGAGCTGATTGAAAACATGCCGGCCAATTTTCGATTTGTGATTTGATACACTCTATTTCCTGTAATATTTTAAAATTACTCTTGTTATTAAAAATATATTAATTTGTTTTTATATTCTTAAATAATTTTGAATAAAGTTTTATAAGAGAAATTAAAATAAAGTATACAATTAATATAGAAAGTAAAAATAAGTCAATTCTAAAATTTATTTTCGTTATATTATTAAGTGAAAATAGAAAAAGATTGTTTGCTGGTAAAGTATCATTATAAAACACTAGAAATTTTATAGGTAATCCTATAGTATGCGTAAAGTAATTATAATTCGAAAATTTATCAAAGAATATAGTCAAAAATACAATAATTGTAGAAATAATAAATAATTTCGTGTTTAAAACCTTCATAAAAAATCATCTCCTATAAAAAAATTTAAATTTACTACATTATATCATATTATATCATATAATGTTCTAACTTATTAATGTTTAACAATTAACACAATAAAAAATGTTTATGTTAAATCAAAATTTTCAGTAATTCAGTTGAAAAACCCCACACCATAAGATAAAATTTCTCTCATGCAATAAAATACATGAGAGAGTAGTATATGATAATGCAAAAGTCATGGTCAAAAATTTTTATGAGGAAATAAAAAAAAACCGTAAGTGGTTTTTTATGCCAAATGTAGGGGAAAGTTTAATTGAAATTTGGAGTTTTCACTTGACAAATATAAAAAAGTTTTTAAAGAGAATTATTTTTAATAAATTCTCTTTAAAAACTTTACTACATAAATAAACTATTGTATTCTAAGAGAGCAATTCCATTCATCACGAACTTTTGCTC
This portion of the Thermoanaerobacterium sp. RBIITD genome encodes:
- a CDS encoding Wadjet anti-phage system protein JetD domain-containing protein, which encodes MKIEDILKNYDNKKIQLKYIQKYFDDYIYFVKLMESSVKSGILKPVKASGLNGRVPPLYNTYWIVKGGIEDEEELKKILLTLPPVLDNTYYLKNLEQFKKDIKAVNMLRDFFLNPDKVATLKFPYSMNERSFQIFHDEKFISNKGEKILKRLGLDSNKLNYYNTPEPFFYYYIPTDDVNNILIVENKDTFYTLKQIFNGERCKIGNNIYNMLIYGEGKKILSSINYLMEIETCKNKRNNIYYFGDMDYVGLGIFIELNKSHKDLNIKPDTYLYKCMIDECDVAPALKTHQVKIDIGNFIKFFDDATREKIVSILESGRYVPQEVLSYMFFHNNTKKESTI
- a CDS encoding IS1182 family transposase, with product MQKSKLYNKNYTQFNGCYQLVLPLNCEMLIPEDDSVRLLSQILEGLNYEKLYKAYSFTGRKPAVEPKILFKVLTYAYMNNIYSSRKIESACKRDINFMWLLEGSKAPDHSTIARFRKEYLADAMEDLFYQLVQHLHEIGEVKFEHLFVDGTKIEANANRYTFVWKKAINKNQAKMFTKIQSCIESINLTYMTNFTVTKETLLDDIEKIIDYLKKKKEEEQIEFVHGIGKRKSKLQKFNEELEKFYERQKNYDTHNQLLDGRNSYSKTDPDATFMHMKDDHMNNSQLKPGYNVQIGVESEYVTGVGIFQDRSDNTTLIPFLNDMESNLGNKYQNIIADSGYESEENYLYLEEKNQKYYIKPQTYEKWKKKSFKNDISKRENMVYDKDKDEYTCHNRKQLRPIGIIYRTSASGYRSEITVYECEDCNNCPYKSKCTKARGNRKMQVSKTFVEKRQISYENITSEEGILLRVNRSIQVEGAFGVLKNDYQFNRFLTRGKNSVKTEFMLLCFSYDVNKLHAKIQNERCEKHLHGIKIA
- a CDS encoding zinc-ribbon domain-containing protein, which gives rise to MADKTLVCKDCSKEFVFTEGEQAFYKEKGFQNEPQRCPECRKARKQQYNNNRGFRR
- a CDS encoding IS1634 family transposase — encoded protein: MYLRKATNKKTGRTYLSIVHNYWDKNTKTTRSVTIESLGYLDELEKKYENPIEFFTHEAKKLEEQRLSENAHLTFTIAKNELIPSNSVNRKNFGYAAFSKIYHELEIDKFLKNRQRHSKEEYDANAIMKLLVFSRLLYPASKKKTYENKDIFFEKFDFSLDDVYRCLTFFNKHSEALQLWIHEHIKSLYDRNTDLVYYDVTNYYFEIDEQDELRKKGVSKEHRPDPIVQMGLFMDTNGIPITYKLFPGNVPDKTTLIPALSRIQREYSLGRIIIVADRGLTTGDNIWYILSAKNGYVLSYSIRSADKDFQDYVLDESGYINKGNGFKIKSRLYPREIQVTATNGKKIKKVVDEKQVIFYSPEYAAKAKIDHAASIAKAMDMIKNPGKYNKSISYGAAKYVKNLVFDADTGEISESVRQHLAFDEEKLREEEKFDGYYAIVTSEYKETPEKIIDMYRGLWKIEESFKVTKSDFESRPVYLSLKEHIDAHFLICFIALVIVRILEYRLKGKYSVTEILESLGKACCSHIKENYYLFDFCNNALEDIGKELNIDFRKKIMSLGEIKKSLAQTKKF
- the lepB gene encoding signal peptidase I; the encoded protein is MGKLKFTKSEEKKSFKRETFEWILTLFIALAVSILLKSTAFAMVQVKGSSMENTLLNGQKLFEIRLIYNFTEPKRGDIIIFNKKEKSNGIVSNIILELKETYNNIIGFQDDNILIKRVIGVQGDKIDIKDGYVYVNGVKQNEHYVKGRTYPNDLTFPLVVPKGKVFVMGDNREVSLDSRIIGFIDYKQIEGKVLYRIWPLDKIGSIYSNN
- a CDS encoding GNAT family N-acetyltransferase; translation: MRIREAKIDDVSGVAKVHVGSWNTTYKGIIPDEFLEKMSYEKRKVLWQKILGESGNKEYVYVLEDENEIIGFASCGAERSGDELYKGELYAIYLLKEYQRNGYGTKLFKTILNKINELGYSTILLWVLEKNPACQFYETMGGKKVKQRVVNIGGRDLKEIAYGWDNIQIII
- the istB gene encoding IS21-like element helper ATPase IstB, whose amino-acid sequence is MNKKEISKEIEQFATSLKLPGIKKYFREDTKDAAARDISYEEYLYGLLQKEYDLRQEHAKENRIRLANFPYKKYLEDLKVEYLPDDANRKLKILSSLEFIKNGQNVILAGNPGTGKTHIAIGLGIKACLAGYRVLFTTIPTLINQLKESRSERTLHTFENKFAKYDLVIADELGYISFDKEGSELLFTNLSLRAGRKSTIITTNLSFERWAEIFQDPVMTAAMVDRLTHKAYLVNMNGNSYRLKETEEWIKSQNIA
- the istA gene encoding IS21 family transposase encodes the protein MELISLKDKQEIILSYIRDGKSQRQISRETGIDRKVIRKYIKKYEEKRRDLINEWKIDVNTDIQEIIDDIVEKPKYNIENRHKIKLTEEVINRIKFYLRENEQKRYLGQSKQQKKKIDIYNALREEGYDIGYTSVCQAINKILNEQKEAYIKAEYQLGDVCEFDWGEVKLFIKSELKTFQMAVFTSAKGNYRFAKLFPKQDTSCFQEAHVSFFEDIKGVYHTVVYDNAKVMVKKFVGRSEKEPTKGLLKLSIYYCFKFRFCNTYRGNEKGHVERSVEFIRRKAFSNKDYFDSLEEANNYLYEVCKKLNNTKNHLKDNKSPAEILEEERPYLLPQLPPFDAARCEDLRADKYSTIVIDSCHYSVPDAYVGKIIFTKIYSHKILCYYDNVKIAEHERIYGFNEWSIKIEHYLNTLKKKPGALPSSTALKQADPRLQNIYHTYYTTREKEFIDLLQYVGIVGMQKILDAIEKLRKIDPIDITTDKIKIICERKVDEYIEKTKTNNEIEDKSKEMLKEFGNLIPKEAENFKEEAVI